A genomic segment from Nitrospirota bacterium encodes:
- a CDS encoding HAD-IIIA family hydrolase: MRFGKGLKARAKKIRLLILDVDGVLTDGKIILDNTGNEIKSFYVRDGHGIKMAIKAGLKVAIITGRDSRVVERRAKELGITELYQGVFKKSAVYESLLKKYRCKDENVAFMGDDIVDLVLLKRAGLPAVPADADESVKKWAAFVSSKEGGKGAARELIELILKASGIWNKVSGESLG, from the coding sequence AAATAAGATTGCTTATCCTTGATGTTGATGGAGTATTAACCGATGGGAAAATTATTTTAGATAACACAGGAAATGAAATAAAGTCCTTTTATGTAAGGGATGGTCATGGCATTAAAATGGCAATTAAAGCAGGTTTAAAAGTAGCTATAATAACAGGCAGGGACTCCAGGGTAGTTGAAAGAAGGGCAAAAGAGCTCGGTATCACAGAGCTTTACCAGGGCGTATTCAAAAAGTCAGCAGTCTACGAGTCCCTTCTTAAGAAATATCGCTGTAAAGACGAGAATGTGGCGTTTATGGGAGATGACATTGTGGATTTAGTCCTCCTTAAAAGAGCTGGCCTGCCTGCTGTGCCTGCTGATGCAGATGAGAGTGTTAAAAAATGGGCAGCATTTGTGTCTTCAAAAGAAGGAGGGAAGGGCGCTGCGAGGGAGCTGATCGAACTGATTTTAAAGGCATCAGGTATATGGAATAAAGTGTCAGGAGAGTCCCTTGGTTAA
- the pgsA gene encoding CDP-diacylglycerol--glycerol-3-phosphate 3-phosphatidyltransferase: MVNLPTIITVSRILLIPFFVLLVGPKPLLGASLFAFASLTDLLDGYLARRSKQVTKLGILLDPLADKLLVIAALIVLVDIGLIPAWIAIVIIAREFVVTGLRIIALSRDMIIPAELGGKIKLVTQIAAILILFVHRSFFAFDLYNIGIVLLWSAMIIGIVSGVQYFISFWRRL; this comes from the coding sequence TTGGTTAATCTGCCCACAATCATCACTGTCAGTAGAATCCTTTTGATACCTTTCTTTGTGTTGCTGGTAGGGCCAAAACCTTTATTAGGGGCATCGCTTTTTGCATTTGCATCTCTTACAGACCTTTTAGATGGTTATTTAGCGAGGAGATCTAAACAGGTAACAAAGCTCGGGATACTCCTTGACCCGCTGGCAGACAAGCTCCTTGTTATTGCTGCTTTAATAGTTCTTGTTGATATAGGACTTATTCCTGCCTGGATAGCAATAGTTATTATAGCGAGAGAGTTCGTGGTGACAGGTTTAAGGATTATTGCACTGTCACGGGATATGATAATCCCTGCTGAACTGGGTGGAAAAATTAAGCTGGTTACCCAGATTGCAGCGATTCTTATCCTGTTTGTGCATCGTTCCTTTTTTGCTTTCGATCTCTACAACATTGGTATTGTTTTGCTCTGGAGCGCGATGATTATTGGCATTGTGTCAGGAGTTCAATATTTTATTTCATTCTGGAGACGTCTGTGA
- the plsY gene encoding glycerol-3-phosphate 1-O-acyltransferase PlsY: MNYEVFLIILVAYMIGCIPSGVVVARLKGIDLRKVGSGNIGATNVLRAVGKGAAVVTLLGDSLKGAFAVLICRYFLGGEMWEGIAGIAAILGHNFSILLSFKGGKGVATGLGVLFVYSPIVAFITLGIWLAVAFSTKYSSLAAIVAYSILPLSFLLFDASKVKVVAAVIIALLILIKHKSNIKRLLVGTESKIGERMTVE; encoded by the coding sequence TTGAATTACGAGGTCTTTCTTATAATACTGGTTGCCTACATGATTGGTTGTATTCCTTCAGGTGTCGTTGTAGCGCGGCTGAAGGGTATAGACTTGAGGAAGGTCGGTAGTGGAAACATAGGTGCTACAAATGTTCTAAGGGCAGTCGGCAAGGGGGCTGCTGTCGTTACCCTCCTTGGAGATTCCCTCAAAGGCGCATTTGCTGTTTTGATTTGCAGATATTTTCTGGGTGGCGAAATGTGGGAGGGTATTGCCGGAATTGCAGCTATTTTAGGACATAATTTTTCGATCCTGCTCTCTTTTAAAGGGGGGAAAGGTGTTGCTACAGGCCTTGGAGTCCTTTTTGTTTATAGCCCGATAGTGGCTTTTATAACTCTTGGAATCTGGCTTGCTGTAGCTTTTTCTACAAAATACTCCTCCCTCGCTGCTATAGTGGCCTATAGCATTCTGCCATTAAGTTTTCTTCTCTTTGATGCCTCTAAAGTAAAGGTTGTTGCTGCTGTTATAATTGCGCTCTTGATATTGATAAAACATAAGTCTAATATAAAGAGACTTCTTGTCGGGACAGAGTCAAAGATAGGGGAGAGGATGACGGTTGAATAA